The DNA window ttcttcagtaatTCAAGGTAACAGGAGGTGagtaattgatttacaatcatcATTCATTTGTGGGTGTTTGTTTCCGTTAAAGCTGACATGGCTCTTTGGTGGTTTAAAACCATCAAACGTGTTCATCATAGTGCGGAGTTTATTATCACTGACAGCGTTGACTTTTCTCACATTAAAAAGTATTTTGCTGTACAGATGAAGCAGCTGCCCGACTTTGAAACGTTTCTAGAGTGATGTTTAACAGATGTTCATCAAAAGCATTTCCCTGACTGACATGAGCTCGGTGTGCTGAATGTGCAGGTGACAATGTCCACTTTCCTAACGTGCGCAGAGAGGAGCGGCGTTGGAGACGACTCGGCCTCCGTAGCTGACTGTTTGGAGtcaactgttgctgctgctgtttcctcttcctctcagccGAGGACTGCGGTCGACTCGACGCTGAACGGGTGGAAGTTGACCCGGGCGGTGTCGTACTCCCACGCTTGCCTCATTGCGAAGTCCGTAAAGGATTTATTCCTGTTGGACACCTGATGGTGTTCCACATCGTTCCTGTAGCTGGCTGTGCGTAATGACGCGTAGCTGGTGTCGTTGCTGTTCAGAGACGGAGGCGAGTGTTGACCTCCGACCCAGCCGATGTTGTCCCCACGGCCGTCCGTAACGCGGACCACTGTCCTCTTCAACTTCTCGCAGCCCTTTAGCAGCAGGTTCTTCCGGCACAGGATGTACACCCAGGGGTCCAGTATGGGGTTGAATGAGGCGAAGCGGATCGCCAGTATGTCGCCCTGGTAGTCTGGTTTACCTCCAGCAGCGATGTAAGCAGGGTCGTAGAGCTGGTTCACGAAGATCCGCACCTGTCAGATAGAAACATGGACAGAAAACGTTTTAATAACAAGGCAAGgcaaacatggacccaagctgttaccAGGCAACGCAATGCTGTTGcagttccgttgaaatgcactaaaacggagcgtttcagacagagtgtgaatacaggtgtgttcaggctgacagtgtgaggaaaataaaaatgtttttgaacattacagcatgtaaacatgttctagtagaaacacaaaatacaagtataaacctggaaatgaggacgacccaatgatatcaattccgatagttgtattgtCACTCTTTCACATCCACTACTATTGATTTGTGTTATTAGTCCAACTTATATTAgtttattacagctgctgtgctattattgtggttgcttctctctctctctctctctctctctctctctctctctctctctctctttctttatctttctttcactctctctctcattctttctttctttcattctttctctctctctctctctctctcactttctctctctctgtctatttctttctttctttctttctctctctctctctctctttctttctttttttctctctctctctttctttctatctttctgtctttctttctttctctctttctttctttctttctctctctctctttctttctatctttctttctttctttctttctctctctctctctttctttctatctttctttctttctttctatctttctttctttctttctatctttctttctttctttctttctttctctctctctctctctttctttctttttttcttactttctttctctctctctctgtctatttctttctttctctctctctctctctttctttctttctctctctctttctttctttctttctctctctctctgtctatttctttctttctttctttctttctctctcgctctctctctttctttctttctttctttctctctctctctctctctctctttctttctttctctctctctctctctctctctttctttctttctctctctctctctctctctctcgctctctctctctctcacacacacacaatctttctctgttatgatttgacgctgtataaaaacaaattaaattgcATTGTAGTAAAACACCATGTATGTTCTTACCACTAGCGGTATGGAGCAGACCAGGAACACTATGGTCATGAAGATCAGCAGCCAGAACATCTGGATCTCTGCAGCTGAAGCGACTGAAGGCAGCCTCAGAGGGAACCGTCTCCTCGACCCCCCCTGATGATGATGCGGATCACACGACGACGACTCCGTCCTCATCACGATCCCGGTCCTCTGGTTCATCCCCACCAGAGACCTGCACACCAACACGTTACACAGCACCGTCACCGcgatcagcagcagcatcacgcCGCCGTACAGGAACGAGTAGCAGGCTCCCAGCGCATCCATCGCTCTCCAGTCCAAGAAGCACCAAGTCCCTGGGACGTGTCTCACATGCCTCCCGAAACCAAAACTAGGCATGATGCACAACACGATGTTTGCAAGGTAGACGAGCAGGAGAGCGAAGCGTGCCATGGTCCTGTCTATGTGCTGCGAGTAGAAATACGCATGGTTTATAGCCAGGTATCTCTCCACAGCCATGGCGCACAATATGGACATGCCGGCTGATCCGAAGAAGAGcatggagaaggagaagaagtggCACAGCAGAACTCCTCCAGGCCAGCTTCTCACCACGTATGTAGCGATCACAACCGGGCTGGTGAAGCATGTTCCCAACAGATCCGTGATGGCCATGCCGCACACCAGAGTGTAGAAAGTGGTTTCCTTCTGCTCCTTCTTGGAGATGCACAGCACGATGATGGCGATGAGGTTGCCCAGGACTCCCACTGCGAACATGGTGGCCGAAGTGACCAGAGACTTGGACTCCAGTCGGAGACCAGGAAACGCACTGTGGTTGTtgtggctgagagagagaggctgcagaGGCTGAGACACGTTTGAGTCCAGTTCTCCAAACGCAAGAGTGTCGTTGATCATTATTAAAAACCAACAATGCACTAAAAGTGCAAGAACTTTCTGCGTTGTTTAGAAAAACTTGCTCtgggaataaagtcaaaataaatcTTGCTCTgggaataaagtaaaaataaatcttgctctgggaataaagtcagaataaataaagtcaaaataaaacttgctctgggaataaagtcaaaataaataaagtcaaaatgaataaaatcaaaataaaacttgcTCTGAGAGTgaagtcaaaataaataaagtcaaaataaatcttgctctgagaataaagtaaaaataaataaagtaaaaataaatcttgctctgggaataaagtcaaaataaaaatcttgctctgggaataaagtcaaattaaaaatcTTGCTctgggaataaagtcagaataaataaagtcaaaatgaataaagtcaaaataaaacttgCTCTGAGAgtaaagtcaaaataaataaagtcaaaataaatcTTGCTCtaagaataaagtaaaaataaataaagtaaaaataaattttgCTCTaggaataaagtcaaaataaaaatcttgctctgggaataaagtcaaattaaaaatcTTGCTCtgggaataaagtcaaaataaaacttgctctgggaataaagtcaaattaaaaatcTTGCTCTGGGaataaagtcaaattaaaaatcTTGCTCtgggaataaagtcaaaataaaacttgctctgggaataaagtcaaattaaaaatcTTGCTCTGGGaataaagtcaaattaaaaatcTTGCTCtgggaataaagtcaaaataaaacttgctctgggaataaagtcaaattaaaaatcTTGCTCtgggaataaagtcaaaataaatcGTACCTGTAAAGTTACATCCTGGACTATCCTGTTTTCTGATAGAACATAAAGAGGCATTGCATTGAAGTGCTTCTCTCTGTTTAGTTCccagctgctgtgtttgtgtgccgaTGTGCCCACATGAAGgtgtgtctgcctgcctgcccgtCTGGTCGTGTTTACACCGCTCGCTGCTGCGGGTATTTATGCGGTTTGCTGATGTCAGGAGGGTCAGTGACGTGCGGGTTGAGCGTGGAGAGACACATTTCCCAGGGTCCCAATTCTGCAGCCAAATAATCAATATTCAATACTCTTCATTGCTCGCAACTAATCAGCCTAGGAGGTCAAACGACAGCAGTGTTAACCCATTAAACACAAAAGTCCACTTGATATTATCCACAAACTTAAAAACCTGCTtttgtgggaaaaaataaataaaaaatagaataatcTATTTTCTGCATATTGCTTTATCTTTGCTCATCATTAAACTTCCATAATACAAACTACCAGTATTTGCTGGATTGATAGGCTAAATACATATGGATGGTCTCCATATCCAACTGAgagaataatgataataataaaataaaactagtcTGTGTGACCATCTATTGTCCAGAAATACAAGTAAAGACATCATGTCATAAATCCCAAATTTCAGCACCAAGGTCAGCTCCTTCAACAGTCATCACACTGCTGCAGCTTGAAACACACTCAGCGTTTAACCCATTATTGATCACTGTATGTCTGTTTAAGTTTCAATCAATTTTAGCACAAAACAGACCTTTAAGTTTGGAAACGTATGAAAGGATCCATTTAATTCACCAAACCAGTAAAAATCCATTTGTTCAAAAATGTTTCCAATGCACCACCAGGTGTATTTGTAGTCTGATTTCTCTGTGTTGTAATCCTGATTGTATAATCTGGTGTCACACCTGATTAA is part of the Sebastes umbrosus isolate fSebUmb1 chromosome 12, fSebUmb1.pri, whole genome shotgun sequence genome and encodes:
- the ptger4c gene encoding LOW QUALITY PROTEIN: prostaglandin E receptor 4 (subtype EP4) c (The sequence of the model RefSeq protein was modified relative to this genomic sequence to represent the inferred CDS: substituted 1 base at 1 genomic stop codon) — translated: MINDTLAFGELDSNVSQPLQPLSLSHNNHSAFPGLRLESKSLVTSATMFAVGVLGNLIAIIVLCISKKEQKETTFYTLVCGMAITDLLGTCFTSPVVIATYVVRSWPGGVLLCHFFSFSMLFFGSAGMSILCAMAVERYLAINHAYFYSQHIDRTMARFALLLVYLANIVLCIMPSFGFGRHVRHVPGTWCFLDWRAMDALGACYSFLYGGVMLLLIAVTVLCNVLVCRSLVGMNQRTGIVMRTESSSCDPHHHQGGSRRRFPLRLPSVASAAEIQMFWLLIFMTIVFLVCSIPLVVRIFVNQLYDPAYIAAGGKPDYQGDILAIRFASFNPILDPWVYILCRKNLLLKGCEKLKRTVVRVTDGRGDNIGWVGGQHSPPSLNSNDTSYASLRTASYRNDVEHHQVSNRNKSFTDFAMRQAWEYDTARVNFHPFSVESTAVLGXEEEETAAATVDSKQSATEAESSPTPLLSAHVRKVDIVTCTFSTPSSCQSGKCF